From a single Nicotiana tomentosiformis chromosome 2, ASM39032v3, whole genome shotgun sequence genomic region:
- the LOC104087751 gene encoding uncharacterized protein translates to MERNTGGISGTIDLNGNLPPANVVDLTGKVHQLPCCIKFNGPSDVSQYFKPKPTGVIVDGLSVEEAHFRGRKLQGTTVAIPHGYSGFVLGKKMPQEKRKRSVQDSSCWEMKAMFQNITSWNHDSLPSENDAFLRAFHLFSVTTALHQPVSVEDLEAASIDQELEL, encoded by the exons ATGGAGAGAAACACCGGCGGAATTTCAGGCACAATTGATTTAAACGGCAATCTGCCGCCGGCGAATGTCGTGGATCTCACCGGGAAAGTGCACCAGCTGCCATGCTGTATTAAGTTCAATGGTCCATCTGATGTTTCACAGTACTTCAAACCAAAACCCACTG GTGTAATTGTTGACGGGTTAAGTGTGGAGGAAGCTCATTTTAGAGGAAGGAAGCTTCAGGGAACTACTGTAGCAATTCCTCATGGCTATTCTG GGTTTGTCTTGGGAAAGAAAATGCCTCAGGAGAAAAGAAAAAGGTCTGTGCAAGATTCAAGTTGCTGGGAGATGAAGGCGATGTTCCAAAACATAACATCGTGGAATCATGACTCTCTTCCCTCAGAAAATGATGCTTTCTTGCGTGCCTTCCACCTATTTTCTGTTACAACAGCA CTGCACCAACCAGTCAGTGTTGAAGACCTGGAAGCTGCATCAATTGATCAAGAATTAGAGTTATGA